The following coding sequences are from one Musa acuminata AAA Group cultivar baxijiao chromosome BXJ2-4, Cavendish_Baxijiao_AAA, whole genome shotgun sequence window:
- the LOC135608966 gene encoding serine/threonine-protein phosphatase PP1 isozyme 2-like, with protein MEGSALDDLIERLLEGKKHKAGGKKIQLSELEIRNLCVAAKEIFLRQPVLLELEAPINICGDVHGQFSDLLRLFEYGGFPPSSNYLFLGDYVDRGKQSIETICLLLAYKIKYADNFFLLRGNHECASINRIYGFYDECKRRFSVRLWKLFTDCFNCLPVAAIIDDKIFCMHGGLSPELQSMDQIREIERPVDVPDQGLLCDLLWSDPDREIRGWGENDRGVSYTFGADRVAEFLRKHDHDLICRAHQVVEDGYEFFADRQLVTIFSAPNYCGEFNNAGALMNVDASLLCSFQILKPYRGKVGGE; from the exons ATGGAAGGCAGCGCCCTGGATGATCTGATCGAGAGGCTGCTGGAAGGAAAGAAGCACAAGGCCGGCGGCAAGAAGATTCAGCTCAGTGAGCTGGAGATCCGCAACCTCTGCGTCGCCGCGAAGGAGATCTTCCTCCGCCAGCCCGTCCTTCTCGAACTGGAGGCGCCGATCAACATCTGCG GTGACGTGCATGGCCAGTTCTCTGACCTCCTCCGCTTATTCGAGTATGGCGGCTTCCCGCCGAGCTCCAACTACCTCTTCCTCGGCGACTACGTCGACCGAGGGAAGCAGAGCATCGAGACCATCTGCCTCTTGCTGGCATACAAGATCAAGTACGCCGACAACTTCTTCCTCCTCCGAGGCAACCACGAATGTGCCTCCATCAACCGCATCTACGGCTTCTACGACGAGTGCAAGCGCCGGTTCAGCGTCCGGCTGTGGAAGCTCTTCACCGACTGCTTCAACTGCCTGCCGGTGGCCGCCATCATCGACGACAAGATCTTCTGCATGCACGGCGGCCTCTCGCCCGAGCTGCAGAGCATGGATCAGATAAGGGAGATCGAGCGGCCGGTCGACGTGCCGGATCAGGGACTGTTGTGCGACCTCCTGTGGTCTGATCCCGACCGGGAGATCAGGGGCTGGGGGGAGAACGACCGAGGTGTTTCCTATACTTTCGGTGCGGATAGGGTGGCAGAGTTCTTGAGGAAGCATGACCACGATCTCATCTGCCGAGCTCATCAA GTTGTGGAGGATGGCTATGAATTCTTTGCAGACAGGCAGCTGGTGACCATCTTCTCAGCTCCAAACTACTGTGGGGAGTTCAACAACGCTGGTGCACTGATGAATGTGGATGCAAGCTTGCTCTGCTCATTCCAAATCCTCAAGCCTTACAGAGGAAAGGTAGGGGGAGAGTGA
- the LOC135609776 gene encoding rhamnogalacturonan I rhamnosyltransferase 1-like produces the protein MGGGAFWIQRMCRLERTMGSECGGERHRKHKIGGEAKAEKLKNRSKLKLWMIRTTSTVLLWTCVLQLTALGETWGPRVLKGWPSCLIPSDSSFLANETAPVVKKIVLPPKRIYRNNGYIMVSCNGGLNQMRAAICDMVAIARYLNVTLIVPELDKTSFWADPSEFQDIFDVDHFITSLRAEVRILKVLPPRLKRRVELGMVYSMPPVSWSDLSYYQNQILPLIKKHKIVHFNRTDARLANNGLPLEIQKLRCRVNYSALRFTSQIEELGRLAVRILRQTGPFLVLHLRYEMDMLAFSGCTHGCSNEEAEELTRMRYAYPWWKEKVINSDLKRKDGLCPLTPEETALILRALDIDGSIQVYIAAGEIYGGKRRMAVLSDAYPNVVRKEKLLGPSHLRYFQNHSSQMAALDYIVSLESDIFVPTYDGNMARVVEGHRRYMGFKKTITLDRKLLVDLIDQYSNGTLGWDDFSSLVKAAHADHMGRPTRRLVIPDRPKEEDYFYTNPQECLQQPDEPWAL, from the exons ATGGGGGGCGGTGCATTTTGGATTCAGAGGATGTGCCGGCTCGAGAGGACGATGGGATCTGAGTGCGGTGGAGAGAGGCATCGCAAGCACAAGATCGGTGGTGAGGCGAAGGCGGAGAAGCTGAAGAATAGATCAAAGTTGAAGCTATGGATGATTCGGACGACGAGCACAGTGCTGCTCTGGACATGCGTCCTCCAGCTCACGGCGCTGGGGGAGACATGGGGGCCGCGTGTCTTGAAAGGTTGGCCGTCTTGCTTGATCCCTTCAGATTCATCGTTCCTGGCCAATGAAACCGCTCCCGTAGTCAAGAAGATCGTTCTTCCCCCAAAAA GAATCTATAGAAATAATGGGTATATCATGGTTTCATGCAATGGTGGGCTTAACCAAATGCGAGCAGCG attTGTGACATGGTTGCTATTGCAAGATATTTGAATGTGACACTCATAGTACCAGAGTTGGATAAAACATCATTTTGGGCTGATCCTAG TGAGTTCCAAGACATATTTGATGTCGATCATTTTATCACTTCATTGAGAGCTGAGGTGCGAATACTGAAAGTGTTACCACCTAGACTGAAAAGGAGGGTTGAGCTGGGCATGGTCTACTCTATGCCACCTGTTAGCTGGTCAGATCTGTCTTATTACCAGAATCAG ATTCTTCCCTTAATAAAGAAGCACAAGATTGTGCATTTCAACAGGACAGATGCACGGCTTGCCAATAATGGTCTGCCTTTGGAGATCCAGAAGTTGCGCTGCCGAGTAAATTATTCTGCTTTGAGATTCACTTCTCAGATCGAAGAGTTGGGAAGGCTGGCAGTCAGAATCCTGCGACAGACTGGCCCTTTTCTGGTTCTCCATCTAAGATACGAAATGGATATGTTGGCTTTCTCCGGATGTACTCATGGCTGCTCCAATGAAGAGGCAGAAGAGCTGACAAGAATGAG GTATGCATATCCATGGTGGAAAGAGAAGGTTATCAATTCTGACCTGAAAAGGAAAGATGGCCTCTGCCCCCTAACACCAGAAGAGACTGCTTTGATATTAAGGGCACTGGATATTGATGGCAGTATTCAGGTGTATATTGCTGCAGGAGAAATATATGGTGGAAAAAGGAGAATGGCAGTCCTTTCTGATGCTTATCCAAATGTG GTAAGGAAGGAAAAATTACTGGGACCCTCCCATCTTAGATATTTCCAGAATCACTCATCTCAAATGGCAGCACTAGATTACATTGTTTCTCTGGAGAGTGATATCTTTGTGCCTACATATGATGGTAACATGGCTAGGGTTGTTGAGGGCCATCGCAG ATACATGGGTTTCAAGAAGACCATCACATTAGATCGAAAGCTCCTGGTTGATCTGATTGATCAGTATAGTAATGGAACATTAGGATGGGATGACTTCTCTTCCTTGGTTAAGGCAGCTCATGCTGATCATATGGGAAGGCCCACCAGGAGACTGGTCATACCTGACAGACCAAAAGAAGAGGATTATTTCTACACCAATCCCCAAGAGTGCCTCCAACAGCCTGATGAGCCATGGGCTTTGTGA
- the LOC135611394 gene encoding classical arabinogalactan protein 4-like yields the protein MRAPLPPLAPGRHSAPFEPQRHWPRPTRCGSAGDLGPLPPPGLRTLPSSFPIKQGLIPRFLPPHCPIHLSPILQLRFRWKMYRATALVVLFVAAAGFAAAADAPAPGPNAKTEQTAPIHSPAKSPTTAPTPASSPATSAVSGPANAPAPATAAPANAPGPATAQGPAAAAPTTTTSPSSSPAAAPGPNTLDDEDDIPTDGPIPGSPPEPSVAASPEDDLSPTATTSSAGASLAAGTAFGALSAVLVAVLAF from the coding sequence ATGCGGGCGCCGTTGCCTCCGCTGGCCCCAGGTCGACACTCTGCTCCGTTTGAACCGCAACGCCACTGGCCTCGCCCGACACGTTGCGGCTCCGCCGGCGACCTCGGCCCTCTTCCTCCCCCCGGGTTGCGGACCCTTCCCTCTTCCTTCCCTATAAAGCAAGGCCTCATTCCCCGTTTTCTTCCACCACACTGCCCCATTCACCTATCCCCGATCCTACAGCTTCGATTTCGCTGGAAAATGTATCGCGCCACCGCTCTCGTCGTCCTCTTCGTGGCCGCGGCCGGCTTCGCAGCCGCTGCCGACGCCCCGGCACCCGGACCCAACGCCAAGACTGAGCAAACGGCGCCGATCCATTCTCCAGCGAAATCCCCCACCACGGCTCCCACCCCCGCCAGCTCCCCGGCTACCTCCGCGGTCTCCGGCCCCGCCAACGCTCCCGCTCCCGCAACCGCGGCGCCCGCGAATGCTCCGGGTCCCGCGACGGCCCAGGGCCCCGCTGCTGCGGCACCAACGACCACCACCTCGCCATCGTCCTCACCCGCCGCGGCTCCGGGCCCCAATACCTTGGATGACGAAGATGACATCCCGACTGATGGCCCCATCCCCGGAAGCCCCCCAGAACCGTCCGTTGCCGCTTCCCCGGAGGATGATCTGAGCCCGACGGCGACGACTAGCAGCGCTGGAGCTTCTTTGGCAGCCGGCACCGCCTTCGGCGCACTCTCCGCCGTTCTGGTGGCCGTCTTGGCTTTCTAA